Below is a genomic region from SAR324 cluster bacterium.
TCCAACAGGCTGAACTCCATTCCTCTCTAAAAGTCCATAAGGTAACCAGGGATCGTGAGCTAAGATTTGATTCTGAAATCCCTGCAATACTTCTTTAAAAGCCCGCCCCAAATCCCCATACCCAAGAATCCCGACCGTGGCTCCAGTCAGTAATTCTGCTTCCTGATTCCCCTCCAAACCGTATTTCTCTAACCCATTTTGAAAATCAGCATGTGCCTGGTGAACA
It encodes:
- a CDS encoding NAD(P)-dependent oxidoreductase, whose product is VHQAHADFQNGLEKYGLEGNQEAELLTGATVGILGYGDLGRAFKEVLQGFQNQILAHDPWLPYGLLERNGVQPVGLEQLLRESRFFL